The following are from one region of the Fusobacterium russii ATCC 25533 genome:
- the dxs gene encoding 1-deoxy-D-xylulose-5-phosphate synthase has translation MIEKLSERCEEIREKLIDVVSKNGGHLGPNLGVVELTVSLNEVFDFSKDILLFDVGHQSYIYKILTDREERFTTLRCKDGISPFMDPSESQYDHFISGHAGTALPAAVGFAIANPDKKVIVVVGDASIANGHSLEALNYIGYKKIENIVVILNDNEMSIGKNVGYISKLLEKIILSKTYRNFRTEVKSLVNRIKANTIKEVLERLESSLKNFLTPLYVIESIGFNFFGAVDGHNLEDLLLVFKKIKKSKGPTLVVVKTQKGKGYSFAVEDKEKFHGIAPFDIKTGKTKKSNTKSYSEVFGEKIVRIAEEDNDIFTLSAGMIKGTCLDDFNKNFPERCIDTGIAEGFLVTLAAALAKSGKKPYACIYSTFLQRALSQLIHDVSVQNLPVRFVIDRAGIVGQDGKTHNGVYDLSLFLSIENFTVLCPTTSRELQQALDISKDFNNGPLVIRIAKDSVFELDVEQDLKIGKWKEIRKGNKNLFIATGSMLKEIVEINDKLIEKGISGTIVSAASVKPFDEEYLLNSIKNYDNIFILEETYMRNSFSTAILEFLNDNGINRNIHRLSLRRAIIPHAKREEILAEEGLKGENLIERIEEFIHGEKQ, from the coding sequence ATGATAGAAAAACTGTCAGAAAGATGTGAGGAAATAAGAGAAAAATTAATAGATGTTGTCAGTAAAAATGGAGGACATTTAGGTCCTAATTTAGGAGTTGTTGAGCTTACAGTATCTTTAAATGAAGTTTTTGATTTTTCTAAAGACATTTTATTGTTTGATGTTGGCCATCAGTCATATATATATAAAATTTTGACAGATAGAGAAGAAAGATTTACAACATTGAGATGTAAAGATGGAATATCACCTTTTATGGATCCTAGCGAAAGCCAATATGATCATTTTATATCCGGACATGCAGGAACGGCCTTACCAGCTGCTGTTGGTTTTGCCATTGCAAATCCAGATAAAAAGGTTATTGTTGTTGTTGGTGATGCTTCAATAGCTAATGGCCATTCTTTAGAAGCATTAAACTATATAGGATATAAGAAAATAGAAAATATAGTAGTAATATTAAATGATAATGAAATGTCTATTGGAAAAAATGTTGGTTACATATCAAAGCTTTTAGAAAAAATTATTTTGAGTAAAACATATAGAAATTTTAGAACTGAAGTAAAAAGTTTGGTAAATAGAATAAAAGCAAATACAATAAAAGAAGTTTTAGAAAGGCTGGAGAGCTCACTTAAAAATTTTTTAACACCTTTGTATGTAATAGAGAGTATTGGTTTTAATTTTTTTGGAGCAGTTGATGGACATAATTTGGAGGATTTACTTTTAGTATTTAAGAAGATAAAAAAAAGTAAGGGACCAACTCTAGTTGTAGTAAAAACTCAAAAAGGAAAAGGATACTCTTTTGCTGTTGAAGATAAAGAAAAATTTCATGGCATAGCTCCATTTGATATAAAGACAGGTAAGACTAAAAAAAGTAATACGAAGTCCTATTCAGAAGTTTTTGGAGAAAAAATAGTTCGAATTGCAGAAGAGGATAATGATATATTTACACTCTCTGCGGGTATGATAAAAGGAACTTGCTTGGATGATTTCAATAAGAATTTTCCTGAAAGATGTATAGATACCGGTATAGCAGAAGGTTTTCTTGTTACTCTTGCCGCAGCTCTAGCAAAATCAGGTAAAAAACCGTATGCTTGTATTTACTCCACTTTTTTACAAAGGGCTTTAAGTCAATTGATACATGATGTATCTGTACAAAATTTACCTGTCAGATTTGTTATAGATAGAGCAGGTATTGTAGGACAGGATGGGAAAACACATAATGGAGTATATGACTTATCTCTTTTTTTGAGTATAGAAAATTTCACAGTGCTTTGTCCTACAACAAGTAGAGAATTACAACAGGCTTTAGATATTTCAAAAGATTTCAATAATGGACCTTTAGTTATAAGAATTGCTAAGGATTCTGTTTTTGAGCTTGATGTTGAACAGGACTTAAAAATTGGAAAGTGGAAAGAAATAAGAAAAGGAAATAAAAATTTATTTATAGCAACGGGGAGCATGTTAAAAGAAATAGTAGAAATTAACGATAAACTTATAGAAAAAGGTATTAGTGGAACAATAGTCAGTGCTGCATCAGTAAAACCGTTTGATGAAGAATACTTACTAAATTCAATAAAAAACTATGATAATATCTTTATATTAGAGGAAACTTATATGAGAAATTCTTTTAGTACAGCAATACTTGAATTTTTGAATGATAATGGAATTAACAGAAATATTCACAGATTATCATTAAGAAGAGCAATAATCCCACATGCAAAAAGGGAAGAAATTCTTGCAGAAGAAGGACTAAAAGGTGAAAATTTAATAGAAAGAATTGAGGAATTTATTCATG
- a CDS encoding ribonuclease J: MKKGKQDIEEKNSNLSIKDKINSIKNDVINMKQNKKPKKGLNALNLKNADTNKKNVLEEKVVLKKDEAVKESKKKKNLEKMYVIPLGGLEEVGKNTTVFQYKDEIILVDAGAIFPDENLPGIDLVIPDYTFLENNKSKIKGVFVTHGHEDHIGGIPYLYEKIEKETPIYSGKLTNALIKSKFENFDKRKKLPKMLEVGSRSKVKVGKYFTVEFIRVTHSIADSYCLSIKTPAGHVFHSGDFKIDLTPIDGEKVDFMRLAELGEEGVDLMLSDSTNSEVEGFTPSERSVGDAFKQEFAKASGRIIVAVFASHVHRIQQIIDIATQYKRKVAIDGRSLVKIFEIAPSVGYLKIPDNTLVSLSAVEKLDDDKVLIICTGTQGEPLAALSRIAKNMHKHIKLREGDTVIISSTPIPGNEKAVSYNINNILRYDVDLVFKKVAGIHVSGHGSKEEQKLMLNLINPKYFMPVHGEYRMLKAHMKSAMETGVPKEKILITQNGDKIEVTKEYAKITGKVNSGDILIDGLGVGDIGSKVIKDRQQLSEDGIVIVAYSIDKKKGKIVGGPELSTKGVVYHKDSEDIIKEALDILKDRIKENKYYEGKEWNELKNNVRDVLSRLFYEKFKRNPIILPMFLEI; encoded by the coding sequence ATGAAAAAAGGGAAACAGGATATAGAAGAAAAAAATTCAAATTTATCTATTAAAGATAAAATAAATTCAATAAAAAATGATGTTATAAATATGAAACAGAATAAAAAACCTAAAAAAGGTTTAAATGCTTTAAATTTAAAGAATGCTGATACTAATAAGAAAAATGTATTAGAAGAGAAAGTTGTTCTAAAAAAAGATGAAGCTGTAAAAGAAAGTAAAAAGAAAAAGAATTTGGAAAAAATGTATGTAATTCCTCTCGGAGGATTGGAAGAAGTGGGGAAAAATACTACAGTTTTTCAATATAAAGATGAAATAATATTAGTTGATGCTGGAGCAATATTTCCGGATGAAAACTTGCCCGGTATTGATTTAGTTATTCCAGACTACACTTTTTTAGAAAATAATAAGTCAAAAATTAAGGGAGTTTTTGTAACTCATGGACATGAAGATCATATAGGAGGAATACCATATTTATATGAAAAAATAGAAAAAGAAACCCCTATATACAGTGGAAAATTAACTAATGCACTTATAAAATCAAAATTTGAAAATTTTGATAAAAGAAAAAAATTACCTAAAATGTTAGAAGTTGGTTCAAGAAGTAAGGTAAAGGTTGGAAAATACTTTACAGTAGAATTTATAAGAGTTACACATTCTATAGCAGATTCTTATTGTTTATCAATTAAAACACCGGCAGGTCATGTATTCCATAGCGGGGATTTTAAGATAGATTTAACTCCAATAGATGGAGAAAAGGTTGATTTTATGAGATTGGCTGAGCTTGGGGAAGAAGGAGTAGATTTAATGCTATCTGATTCTACAAATTCGGAAGTAGAAGGATTTACTCCATCTGAACGAAGTGTTGGAGATGCTTTTAAACAAGAGTTTGCAAAAGCTAGCGGAAGAATAATTGTTGCTGTCTTTGCTTCTCATGTACATAGAATTCAACAGATAATAGATATTGCAACTCAATATAAAAGAAAGGTTGCAATAGATGGAAGAAGTTTGGTCAAAATTTTTGAGATAGCACCGTCAGTAGGATATTTAAAAATTCCTGACAATACATTAGTTTCACTTTCAGCTGTAGAGAAGCTTGATGATGACAAGGTATTGATTATCTGTACAGGTACACAGGGAGAACCTTTAGCTGCCCTTTCAAGAATTGCTAAAAATATGCATAAGCATATAAAGTTGAGAGAAGGAGATACAGTTATCATATCTTCAACTCCTATTCCCGGGAATGAAAAGGCTGTGTCATATAATATAAATAATATTTTAAGATATGATGTGGATCTAGTTTTCAAAAAAGTTGCAGGTATACATGTTTCCGGTCATGGAAGTAAGGAAGAGCAAAAACTGATGCTTAACTTAATAAATCCGAAATATTTTATGCCAGTTCATGGAGAATACAGGATGTTAAAGGCACATATGAAATCAGCAATGGAAACAGGAGTTCCTAAGGAAAAAATTTTAATTACACAAAATGGTGATAAAATTGAGGTAACTAAAGAATATGCAAAAATTACAGGAAAAGTTAATTCAGGTGACATACTTATAGATGGTCTAGGTGTTGGTGACATAGGAAGTAAAGTAATAAAGGACAGACAGCAATTGTCAGAAGATGGGATAGTTATAGTGGCATATTCTATTGACAAGAAAAAAGGAAAAATAGTCGGAGGACCGGAGTTATCGACTAAGGGAGTAGTATATCATAAAGATTCAGAGGATATAATCAAAGAAGCTTTAGATATTTTAAAAGATAGAATAAAAGAAAACAAGTATTATGAAGGAAAAGAATGGAATGAATTGAAAAACAATGTAAGAGATGTTTTGTCGAGGTTATTCTATGAAAAATTTAAAAGAAATCCTATAATACTGCCAATGTTTTTAGAAATTTAA
- the yhbY gene encoding ribosome assembly RNA-binding protein YhbY: MNSKKRAFLKKKAHDLEPIVRIGKEGLNENLIKSVLEAIDSRELIKVKILQNCEEDKNLIYSKLMDNKEFELVGMIGRTIIIFKENKEKPIISLEWNNRK, translated from the coding sequence ATGAATAGTAAGAAAAGAGCTTTTTTAAAAAAGAAAGCACATGATCTTGAACCAATAGTCAGAATTGGTAAGGAAGGATTGAATGAAAACCTTATTAAAAGCGTTCTTGAAGCAATTGATTCAAGAGAACTAATAAAAGTAAAAATTTTACAAAATTGTGAAGAAGATAAGAATTTAATATATAGTAAACTTATGGATAATAAAGAATTTGAATTAGTAGGAATGATAGGTAGAACTATAATAATTTTCAAGGAAAATAAAGAAAAGCCTATTATTTCTTTGGAGTGGAATAATAGAAAATAA
- the mrdA gene encoding penicillin-binding protein 2, with the protein MKFRREKEQIILGERKKDREIIFKIFVCCCFLILLGRLASLQLLRGEEYLQLSEKNQFKVVRIDSPRGKIIDSKGRTVVTNGTGYRLVYLEGREQNQEYIEKIAELVGKDKEYISKRIKNAEIFPYTKESVLMEDLDEKSAHKLIEVIGDYPFLEVQAYSKRRYLYDDVASHTLGYVKKISEKEYELLKDKDYTPRDIIGKNGIEKTYDSILKGQAGYEYIEVNALNKIQRQIGEKKEPIIGKDLHMSIDIELQKYMEEEFKKDERSGAFIALKAKTGEIVTIVSYPTYSLNLFSSQISVEDWDRISNDPRKILTNKSIAGEYPPGSIFKVISAFSFLDNGVNPKEKYMDYNGYYQIGKWKWRAWKVGGHGPTDMKKSLVESANPYYYSYADKIGAMAIINTAREFKLGGKTGIDVPGERKGIIPDPDWKKEKVGTSWYKGDGILLSIGQGYTLVTPIQMAKVYSFLANRGWAYDPHVVKEIVDPYTEEREKVVTNLEKLKEYPDSYYEVINDALVATVDQNNGTTRTLRNPHVKVAAKSGSAQNPHSKLTHAWVAGYFPAEDPDIVFLCLLEGAGGGGSVAGGMARRFLNKYLEIEYGIKEPEPETNPKLKAEPQPKPEEETRVESDSDSEQSSTISQIN; encoded by the coding sequence ATGAAATTCAGAAGAGAGAAAGAACAAATTATATTAGGTGAGAGAAAAAAAGATAGAGAAATAATTTTTAAAATATTTGTTTGTTGTTGCTTTTTAATTCTTTTAGGAAGATTAGCAAGCTTACAGTTATTAAGAGGTGAGGAGTATCTTCAACTTTCTGAAAAAAATCAATTTAAAGTTGTTAGAATAGATTCACCTAGAGGCAAGATAATAGATAGCAAAGGAAGAACAGTAGTTACAAATGGAACAGGTTATAGGCTTGTCTATTTGGAAGGCAGAGAACAAAATCAAGAATATATAGAAAAAATAGCTGAATTAGTTGGCAAAGACAAGGAATATATATCAAAAAGAATAAAAAATGCAGAAATATTTCCTTACACTAAGGAAAGTGTACTTATGGAAGACCTAGATGAAAAAAGTGCACATAAACTGATAGAAGTAATTGGAGATTACCCATTTTTAGAAGTACAGGCTTATTCTAAAAGAAGGTATCTTTATGATGATGTAGCTTCTCATACTTTAGGCTATGTAAAAAAAATATCTGAAAAGGAATATGAGTTATTAAAGGATAAGGATTATACTCCTAGAGATATTATTGGCAAGAATGGAATAGAAAAAACTTATGACAGTATTTTAAAAGGGCAGGCAGGTTATGAATATATAGAAGTAAATGCTCTTAATAAGATACAAAGACAAATAGGTGAGAAAAAAGAGCCAATAATAGGAAAAGATTTACATATGAGCATTGATATAGAGCTACAAAAATATATGGAAGAAGAATTTAAAAAAGATGAAAGAAGTGGAGCTTTTATAGCATTAAAAGCAAAAACTGGAGAAATAGTAACTATTGTAAGTTATCCCACATATTCTCTTAACCTTTTTAGTTCTCAGATATCTGTTGAAGATTGGGATAGAATTTCAAATGATCCAAGAAAAATTTTAACCAATAAAAGTATAGCGGGAGAATATCCTCCAGGTTCGATATTTAAAGTTATTTCGGCTTTTTCATTCCTAGACAATGGAGTGAACCCAAAAGAAAAATATATGGATTATAATGGATATTATCAGATTGGAAAATGGAAATGGAGAGCATGGAAAGTAGGAGGGCATGGTCCAACAGATATGAAAAAATCACTTGTTGAATCAGCAAATCCATATTATTATAGTTATGCAGATAAAATAGGAGCCATGGCTATAATAAATACAGCAAGAGAATTTAAATTAGGGGGTAAAACAGGAATAGATGTTCCTGGAGAAAGAAAAGGGATAATTCCGGATCCAGATTGGAAAAAAGAGAAGGTTGGAACTTCATGGTACAAGGGGGATGGTATTTTGCTATCAATAGGTCAAGGGTATACTCTTGTGACTCCTATTCAAATGGCAAAAGTTTATTCATTTTTAGCAAATAGAGGTTGGGCATATGATCCACATGTGGTAAAAGAGATAGTAGATCCTTACACAGAAGAAAGAGAGAAGGTTGTAACTAATTTGGAGAAACTTAAAGAATATCCTGACTCATATTATGAGGTTATAAATGATGCTTTAGTAGCAACAGTGGATCAGAACAATGGAACTACAAGAACACTTAGAAATCCACATGTGAAGGTTGCAGCTAAAAGTGGATCAGCACAAAATCCACATTCAAAGTTAACACATGCATGGGTAGCTGGTTATTTCCCAGCAGAAGATCCGGATATTGTTTTTTTATGCTTATTGGAAGGAGCTGGAGGAGGAGGCTCTGTTGCCGGAGGAATGGCTAGAAGATTTTTAAATAAATATTTAGAAATAGAATATGGCATAAAAGAACCGGAACCTGAAACAAATCCTAAATTAAAAGCTGAACCTCAGCCGAAGCCGGAGGAGGAAACGAGAGTAGAGTCTGACTCTGACTCTGAGCAAAGTTCTACTATTTCTCAAATTAATTAA